One segment of Macaca fascicularis isolate 582-1 chromosome 2, T2T-MFA8v1.1 DNA contains the following:
- the TMEM158 gene encoding transmembrane protein 158, which yields MLPLLAALLAAACPLPPARGGAADAPGLLGMPSNASVNASSAEEPITPRLLASAAPGPPERPGPEDAAAAAPCNISVQRQMLSSLLVRWGRPRGFQCDLLLFSTNAHGRAFFAAAFHRVGPPLLIEHLGLAAGGAQQDLRLCVGCGWVRGRRPGRLRPAAAPSAATTAGAPTALPAYPAAEPPGPLWLQGEPLHFCCLDFSLEELQGEPGWRLNRKPIESTLVACFMTLVIVVWSVAALIWPVPIIAGFLPNGMEQRRTTASATAATPAAVPAGTTAAAAAAAAAAAAAAVTSGVATK from the coding sequence ATGCTGCCCCTGCTCGCCGCGCTGCTGGCCGCCGCCTGCCCGCTGCCGCCCGCCCGCGGCGGGGCCGCGGACGCGCCCGGCCTCCTCGGGATGCCCTCCAATGCTTCAGTCAACGCGTCCTCCGCGGAGGAGCCCATCACCCCGCGGCTGCTGGCCTCGGCAGCCCCCGGGCCCCCCGAGCGCCCGGGCCCGGAGgacgcggcggcggcggcgccgtGCAACATCAGCGTGCAGCGGCAGATGCTGAGCTCGCTGCTAGTGCGCTGGGGCCGCCCGCGGGGCTTCCAGTGCGACCTGCTGCTCTTCTCCACCAACGCGCACGGCCGCGCTTTCTTCGCCGCCGCCTTCCACCGCGTCGGGCCGCCGCTGCTCATCGAGCACCTGGGGCTGGCGGCTGGCGGCGCGCAGCAGGACCTGCGCCTCTGCGTGGGCTGCGGCTGGGTGCGCGGTCGCCGCCCCGGCCGCCTCCGGCCCGCCGCCGCCCCCAGCGCCGCCACCACCGCCGGGGCGCCCACCGCGCTGCCAGCCTACCCCGCGGCGGAGCCGCCCGGGCCGCTGTGGCTGCAGGGAGAGCCGCTGCATTTCTGCTGCCTAGACTTCAGCCTGGAGGAGCTGCAGGGCGAGCCTGGCTGGCGGCTGAACCGTAAGCCCATTGAGTCCACGCTGGTGGCCTGCTTCATGACCCTGGTCATCGTGGTGTGGAGCGTGGCCGCCCTCATCTGGCCGGTGCCCATCATCGCCGGCTTCCTGCCCAACGGTATGGAGCAGCGTCGGACCACCGCCAGCGCCACCGCAGCCACCCCCGCCGCAGTGCCCGCAGGGACcaccgcggccgccgccgccgccgccgctgccgccgccgccgcggccgtCACCTCCGGGGTGGCGACCAAGTGA